Part of the Microcoleus sp. bin38.metabat.b11b12b14.051 genome is shown below.
AATTCGCGGTTTGCTATATAATTTAAGTAACATTTTTTACTTGTATTTTTAGGAAATCCTACAGTATAATTTTACGGGCGTCTTCCTCCAGACCGGCTGCGGCGAGGGGCCCAATCGGGTTGGATGTTGCCTAGTCCTAACTCGGGGTGCAAGAGAAACAGAGAAATAAGGAACAGTGTGTGACAACTCAATTATCAAACAAGTTGGAAAAAGCATCTTTATTGAGCAACTACTTATCTCAAGCAAACTGATGAATGCACAAAAATTAGTTGATGAAATCTCGAAAAAAATTAACTCAACTTGTGAGCCGATTGCGGTTGGACTGCAACACATGGCAAACCTAGCATAGCGGTTTTATGCCACTTGTGAGACTTTTTAGTCGATCGGTTAAATAAAACTTACCCTGTTTGTTTGCTTAAAAATCGATCGATAGATTCGCAGCATCAAACTTGACTCCTGGGCCGCCGCGGCGCAGGACAAACAATTTGACAGCGCCGATGAACCAAACTAGATATCCCTCAAAAATCAGGTTTTTAGCAGGTATCTCCCTGTAAAAGCTACAAATTTGTGCCCTCCTTGATTTGACTGGGAGATACTATTTTTCCCAAAATAAAAGCAACTTTAGGAAAGCTGCAAACCCCGATCCGGCCAATCATCACCACTCAAAAATCTGCAATGCCAAAAGCGAACAGGCTAAGTTTGATTTCCGACGCCAAAGTGTCATAAAAATTGCCCGTAAAATTGCCTGGGGCCTTCTCCTGACTGGTGTCCCCCCTTCTGGTAGATCGCACTGAGGTGGCAAGCCTGTTATATTGGCAATACGTAGGTAAGTTTCGGGAATACAGGTATTTGCGCGTGAAGAAGTCACAGTGTCTGCTTCTAAACTCTAAGTAACCACAGCTTATCCTACACCGCTAGGCAAGCACGGCTAACTCAGGTCGATCGGACACAACAACTACCAACGGCCAAAAACTCGGATTTTCCCAGATTTCGTGTTGAAAACAATCGGAAATCGTACCTTAGCAGTAGCTGTGCTGCAACGTCTTCAATTCTCCAGTTTGGACTGAAAACCAATTTAATCGCAGTATTCAAATTCAGGGGTCATATGTGGCGAAAACTATACTTCGGCAAACAACTACCAAACCACACCTAATTCAAGTTATGAACAACGAAAAAGTCAGTGTAATTATTCCTGCATTGAATGCAGCAGACACTCTGGCCGAGGCAGTTGCCTCCGTAATCAATGGTACCCACAAGCATCTAGAAATTTTAATTGTTGATGACTACTCTACTGACGATACTGGCAAAATTGGTGGTGAATTTGCTCAGCAAGATTCCAGAATTCAATACTTCCGCAATCCCCAAACTTACGGGGTTTCTAAATCCAGAAATTTAATGATATCTCGGGCGACGGGCGAGTACGTAGCGTTTCTTGACAGCGATGATACCTGGGAACCCAACAAACTAGAAGTTTGTTTGAATATGCTCCGAGACAATCCCGAAGTCAAAGCCGTGGCTCATGCTTTGCGGTATTTAGACAAGCGCGGCAATAAGTTAAGTTATGTTCCCACCTATCCTACAACTCAAGCTCAAATGCAGGAAATTAAGGAGACAGGGGAAAGTCCTTGGGTGTTCCCGTCTTCTGTTGTAGTCGATCGCTCCATTCTGCTGCAAGAAGGCGGTTTTGCAGAAGATTGGCAGGTGGGAGAAGATACAGAATTATTTACCAAAATTGCTCAAAAGCACGGCTTGCTGGCATCCAAAGAGCCTTTAGGAAATTATCGAATTAGAGGCAACTCTCTCACAGACAAGCACTGGCTGAAAAAGCGCATAGCGGCTGATTGTGTCAAGGAAAACCAACAGCGGCGCTTGCGGGGAGAAAAAGAGTTATCGCTGGGCGAGTACGAACAAATATGCTTTAAAAATTTGCCACTGCTGAAACGGCTTAACAAATTCCGAGAAGTTTTGGCACTGCACTACATGAGAAAGGTAGGACAAAGTTTGTTGAATAGGGAAGTGGTGCCGATTCTTATTTATGGCATCGCTACCACAGTGCTCAACCCCGTCGCTACTGTCAACAAGTGGAAATGGATGAAATCTCAGGAAAAGTTGAGTAATCAACCCACTGAAGGCCTGCGTCATTCGACTGAATTAACCCCCCAGAGACAGTCGCAAATCCGAGGGTTTTCGTAAAAAATGTTGTACTTGTATGCAGGTTGTATGTAAGAAATTAAGTGATGTCAATCCACCCGGATTGCCGCAGATTAAATTAGTTTGTAGTGACGAATGCAAGTCCTCACTACAAATTTGATGCGATCGCACACAAGATCGAAATGATTAAAATTTGCGATCGACTGTTCTGGGCCACTCCTTCATGCAGTCGCCGCCTTCAATCCCCTACATCCCGAAAAAAACAGCGTCAGCCCGCTGTGCTATTCGCAGACAAAACAGTTACAATAAATAACGTACAAGTAAAAAGCTAAGTTTTTTGAATAAAAAATCGCTATCGCACCTCTCTTTTCAGCAGCAAGTACAAGCAAAATTTTCTCAAAAATTCTGCTGTGGGCCTTCTACTCGATCGCAGCAAGAGGACGATCGCCTTTTTACTTAGGATCGCAAATTAAATAACTTACAATTTTAATTGTTATTGTGGGGTGGGCGGAAGAGCCCGCCCTTGTGAGAGGGGCGGGCGGGACACCCCACAAACTTGTGCAAGTTATTAAATTTTCATTCCTTAGAAATTGATTTAATTTATGGACTGGCAAGAAATTTCAGGAAACTGGGTATTAATTCCTTCTAAACCGATCGCGATCGTACATTTTCTCGGCGGTGCGTTTGTGGCGACTGCACCCCAACTCACCTATCGCTGGCTGTTAGAGGCTTTGGGAAGTCAAGGATATGTCGTGGTAGCAACGCCGTTTGTCAATACTTTGGATCACATTGCGATCGCCCGCGATGTCCTCAACAAATTTGAAAATGCTCTCGATCGGCTGCGCGCGACTAAATTGCTCAAATCTTCGTATCTGCCAGTTTACGGTATGGGACACAGCATGGGATGCAAACTCCACTTGCTGATCGGTTCAGTGTTTGACGTAGAAAGAGCCGGCAATATTCTGATTTCTTTCAACAATTATGCAGCCTCCGAAGCGATTCCGATCGTCGAGCAAATTTCCCCCGTCTTTAAGGTAGAGTTTACCCCTTCCCCACAAGACACCAATCGCCTCGTGCAAGATAGCTATCAAATCCGGCGCAATCTTTTAGTCAAATTTAACGGCGACAACATCGACCAAACCCTGCTTTTAACTACTCTGCTAAAACAGAGATTTCCCGACATGATTACAGTTCAGACACTGATCGGCAACCATCAAACGCCCTTAGGTCAAGATGTTAGCTGGCCTGTCGGTCAAATTTTTACACCCATCGACGCGATCGGTCAATGGGTCAAACAAGAAGTCTATCGAGAATTAAATCAATTAAAACGCACAATTCTGCTCTGGCTCAACCCCTTGTCCCGCGTTTAAAAACTGCGATCGCCCATTAACCACAAAGTTCCTCGGGAAGTTGCAAAATATCATCTTCATCTTCAGTATTTGGGACAGGAGTATAATTTTTGACCATCGACAGACAGTTGCGGGCCTGGGCTGTTCTCGTGTAACTGAGACTATCTGTGATGTCTTTCATCAACTTTAAACCCCGCCCTCCGGA
Proteins encoded:
- a CDS encoding glycosyltransferase family 2 protein, whose product is MNNEKVSVIIPALNAADTLAEAVASVINGTHKHLEILIVDDYSTDDTGKIGGEFAQQDSRIQYFRNPQTYGVSKSRNLMISRATGEYVAFLDSDDTWEPNKLEVCLNMLRDNPEVKAVAHALRYLDKRGNKLSYVPTYPTTQAQMQEIKETGESPWVFPSSVVVDRSILLQEGGFAEDWQVGEDTELFTKIAQKHGLLASKEPLGNYRIRGNSLTDKHWLKKRIAADCVKENQQRRLRGEKELSLGEYEQICFKNLPLLKRLNKFREVLALHYMRKVGQSLLNREVVPILIYGIATTVLNPVATVNKWKWMKSQEKLSNQPTEGLRHSTELTPQRQSQIRGFS
- a CDS encoding DUF1350 family protein → MDWQEISGNWVLIPSKPIAIVHFLGGAFVATAPQLTYRWLLEALGSQGYVVVATPFVNTLDHIAIARDVLNKFENALDRLRATKLLKSSYLPVYGMGHSMGCKLHLLIGSVFDVERAGNILISFNNYAASEAIPIVEQISPVFKVEFTPSPQDTNRLVQDSYQIRRNLLVKFNGDNIDQTLLLTTLLKQRFPDMITVQTLIGNHQTPLGQDVSWPVGQIFTPIDAIGQWVKQEVYRELNQLKRTILLWLNPLSRV